The region TGCGGATGTCAAAGGTCTCTATCGGACAGTGTAAGAGGCCagaaatgcccagaataggccTCCCTGTCCCCCAACAGCCCTCATTCAGTGGCTGAGAGTAGTTGGTGTATAAAAACCCCAGCTCCCTTGCCCCTCCAGTGGAAAGACTCTAAGGCATATGTCTGACCTGCCCCCCAGTTTTCCCTGCAGGTTTCAACTCCAGTAACCCATGGTGGTACCGGCCCCAAAATACCTCCTTCATGTGCCCTTCCCACTTCCTTCTGGTGTTTCCTCCAGTGTCACAGCCCTAGTAAATTACTTCCCTTGCTTCAGGGTCTTTTTCTTGGGGAATCCAGACTAAGAGATGGACAAATCTCCCATCTTTAAAGCTGTGTACAGACACATACACTCTGATGGGGGCGGCGTGGGCAGGCCCTCTGGTCCTCATGTTTAAAATCTGTACCCCAAATGTGGTCCTGGATCATTAAATCACTGGCCAGCAGAGTTCAACTTTAAGAGGCACCTGGGTGTGTTTGATGCAAAATAACCCCACCTACATCATACAGGGTTGTTGTCTGCGGCGTAGATGGGCTAGACCGGCCTCCACTGGCTGGGTCTTTTCCTTCCCTTGGGCCCCCACCACATTCTGCACCCAGAGTGGATGCACTGCTGTCCTTCAGCCCACAGAATGCCCAAGGAAGGGACTCTAACAGCCACTGGGGCCGGAGCCGAGTCCACGGCTGGTGTCTCAAGCAGCTCTGCATGTCCCTGAGCTGGCATCTCACAATTTACCTGAAAAACATTTACCTATCTTCCTGTTCTTCAGTCCtcgttttattttttccaaatcaaTTTCTGCAAGTCAAAATGACTGATAGCTTCATACCCAGGACAATCACCCTCCTTATTAAATAACCCAGCGTGGATGACCCAAGAGCTCCCAGAGTGGTGGTGGTTGCACGAATCTATATATGTGATACGATGCCGTAGAAgcgcgcacgcacgcacacagagCGGCGCACGCGGAAACTGGTGAAAAGCGAATGAGGTCTGCATCTTAGCTGGCAACGTCAGTTTCCCAGTGCTGCTGATGTAAGATCTTACTCCGGCTGTGTAAGATTTGTCATGGGGCTGCTAGATGAAGGGTGCATGGCGACTCTCTGTTCTGTGTGTGCAACTTCTTGTAAGCAGAAAACTATTTCAAagtaagaagttttaaaaatgcaaaaatttttaaaatataaaataaaacccctcatttaaaaaagtaaaaagagctCTCAGAAGAAGACACCACAGAGCCACCCCTTACCTGGGAACTGGGAATCAGCGCCTTCCACCAGTGCCCGCCTTTCACCAGGTCGACCTCGCACAGAGGTACAGACACCTTCCCAATGACACAGTGGCGTGAGAACTTATCGAAATCCACCACGGTGAGGAGCAGGGTCCTCCTCTGCGCTTCTAGGAAGGGGATCTCGAAGGTGTAGCGCTCCTCGAACACGGGCTTCTGGGTCTTGCGTTTGACGCCCGTCTGCTTAGAGTTCTTCTGGTCCGGCAGGAGGCAGATCTTGACGTAGGGGTTGGAGTGGGCCATGTCCTGGCGCGAGCCGTCGTGGGAGATGGGGGGTGGCAGGTCCCGGGCCTCGATCACCCGCACCGTCAGGTGGTTGTGCAGCAGGTCGTACTGGGTGCTGAAGTGCAGCATGCCCAGCTGGTACTTGGACAAGATCTCTTCGTCCGTCAGGAAGTCCACATCGTCGTTGTTGGAGTCGAGGGAGTACAGCCGGGGCTCGAACTTTCTGAAATAGTCATCTGGGGTATAGGTCCGTCTGAGCACCGAGGGCTGGATGGGCTCCTTCTTGGCGCCCAGGACGCCGAACTCGATGGGTTTAATATCGATGAGCGGGGAGCTGGGTCGTCTGGACTCCAGACCTAAATAGCCGCCAGAAATAACAATTAACATCGCCATGCAGGGGACGGGGCCTGGGCCACTTCGGGAGATGGGCAACGTCTCCCAGATTCTCACATCACCCACCCCGCTTCATAACGCTCTTGACTACCTGCTCTCCGCACCTTGAAAGCCTCTCATTTATTCTCTAGCAGGCAGCATGGCGGCGCATCAGCTCCATCACCATGATCGCGGCAGCTAAGCGCCAGGCATGGTTAAATGCATCGCACGCATCAAGTCATCCAGTCTTCACAAGGTTACTAGCTAACGACTACTCCGCAGCCCATCCCCCCACagccattttacaggtgaggaaacagaagcacgAATtaactcgcccaaggtcacacaggtagtaagAGGAGAAACTAAGGGTCAAGCCTGGCCTGTGTGGCCCCAGACCCTTGACTCTAACCTTTACCGGGTACTGCCTCTACGTTCAGAATGGGACTCTGGGGCCAGCCAGAGTGCTTGGTCAAATTCCAACTCAGCCACTTACCAGTAAACCATGTGACTAGgggcacatttttaaaactctctgggactcagtttccccatctgtgaaatggagctgATAATGGCACCACCTACCTCAAAGTACCAATTGTACTTCTTCAAGGATCCTATTCAGGGAGTTCTTGGGTtttaccttccttcctcctctccacccaaATCATGCCATTTAGTCAAATACATAGAGGGGATGGCCTGTGGGTCAAATTCAACCCATAGGTacattttgttcatatttaaaCGGGAGAGAGTTTCATATGAAAACCCAGATTGccagtttctttttagaaaaatcagGCAATACGGGGCTCACAATCCCACACGGCTGCAGCTGAGAACCTGCTTCCCTTTCAGCAGGGCACGCTCTTCCCAGCTGTGCGCACCCTCCCAGTGCCTCTCCAGGTTGGTTCCCATTCGACACTGCCTTAGGGTGATAcccatccctgccccaccctctgcaCTCAGTTACTGACGCAACCCACCTGGACCCTGGAGTCACTAGGATTCGCAAGCCCTGCTGTGTAACATGGTAACACTCGCCTTTTGGGGTCTGAAACAATATAGGCTGACAATGTCAATCAAGAGAGCCAATTCAATGAAAAGTGATAAGTAAAACCAAAAATCAGTCAAAATGATCGCTCTGACTGAACTTGGCAGAAGTCAGGTGCAATGCACTTCTGTCCCATTGTCACATCTCTGTCATCCTGTCTCCTGGACTGTCatcccactctgcccctccccttgtCCTTCACGTGCTTCCTTGGGGGTGCTGCTGAGTGACTGGGAAAGTCAGCTCTCCTCTCCTGTGCTCGGAACCCAGCTAACAGGATTTTGACCCGTGGACTCTGAGGGCAGGCTGAGCAGCACGGGACTGCTAGGGACGGgccctccgccccgcccccgcaGAGAGGCTTACTTGAAATCCGCCGGGTCAGGCTGTACGTGGACTTAGACATGTCTGAGGACGAGCATCTTCGATCTGGGGAGCTGGTACGTGGGGTCAGCGGGACGTCACTGGCTGTGTGGACAGAATCCCTGTCCTTGTCACTGCTCCTGCTGGCCATCCTATGGGAGGGAAGAGGTCTCAATGGTTGTCAAAGAATCCCCAGGGACTGGCATCTCTGTGCTTTGGAGGAGAGACCCGTGAGGAAGTAGCTCTCGGGCCCGGGTAATACAACTTAGAATAATGCAAATTTGAAACAGTGTAGTAGCTCTAAACTCTCCACAGTGTCTTGCTTTTTGCACAAACTATGAAGTGATATGAATACATATTTCCCAATTTAGAACAATCAGTCAAAGCTGGGCCTGGGGGGAGAGAcatggaaacttttttttaagaaaacccttttttaaaaagattttatttatttttagagagaggagaagggaggaaggaagggaggaagagaaacatcaatgtgtggttgcctcttgtacaccccgcactggggacctggcccacaacccaggcatgtgccctgactgtgtaTTGAATCAGGGACCCTTTGGTTGTaggctggcacacaatccactgagccacacacaccagccagggcaggacacgGAGGCCTATCTAGGAAATggccatggtggtggtggggatggggggcgCGCCACTTTGACTGAGTCAAGAGAAGCCTGTCAATCTTCAGTCTGGAAGGAACCACGCAGCTGTTTATGTGCATCTCGACTTTTGCAAGTGGCTCTTAGTGAGACATGCCCTGCTATTTCAACAGTCACTGTGTCTATAATTTAACATCTTTTAGAAATATCCTAGAACAATGTCACTCAAGGGTTCTTTCCTGGCAGGGCTATAGCTACAAAATAGCCCTGATAATCAGTGATGGAAGAACAATGGTTTGATGTAAAGAAGCAGCTACGAATTAACAGCAGGCACGAACCAACGTGCTCCCAATGGAAACATGGAAAGCCCTGGGTCGGAGGGGAGGTAAATACAAAGTAGTAATTAAGGAGCACGACCTCTCGGTTTGAAcgctggctgggtgaccttgggcacatcccTTCCTCTATCTGTGCCTCCAtctccccacctgtaaaatgggaataataatagtgccCACCTTGCATGGTTGCTATGAATACTGAATGAGTTCACACATACGAAATGTTTATAACGGTGCTTGGTATTTCACAGGTAGGTGCCAAATACATTTCAGCTAGTATCATTAACAGGGGTGGCTTTAAGATTCCCCCAATATTCATAATGCTACTAGGTTAGGATGCTGCAGGGGGAGGCGGGAAGGAGGGCACAAAAGCTGGCAAGTGGCCGTGCGATGGCTGCTGCTAACAACAGGCCCCAAGCCATTACAGCTGCGGACTGATGCGTTCTGACGGCATCCCCCCAGGTTGACATTTAAGCCTGCAGGGAAACTAGTCCTGAAAAATGCAAGTTCCGAATTCTCTGAGGTTTTCCAGTACATCCTGTGCATGAAATGAGACGGATCTGATGTTCTTCCGAAGTGGTAATAAGGGTCACAGCGAGGGCAAGACCGGGTGTGTTACAAGAGCAGGAAGCACACAGTCTGCCTCCTGCTCCTGGTCTCCGGAAGGTGAACAAGGCAGATGAAATGTGGGGCACGGAAAGTAGGGAGGGCACAGAAATGGGATGACATTGTACCGATCGTTCTTCTTGCTCTCCCTTAAACGAAAGCTGTTGCATCTTCCAAGGAAGACAGCACCAAACATTATGGCCACTGAGGCATCTCCACCTGCATGGCCTGCTTCCCCGCTGTCACACCTCAGTGGCAGTCACTTCCACCTGGAAGTCCCGTCCAGCCTTCAAGCATCAGCTTACACACCATCGGCCCCTGAAGCCGTGGTTGAGTCCTCTCAGACACAGTACCAGTGTATGCCTGAGCCACCCCATCTCCTCCACCACCTGGCAACCACCAGGCCTCCCTACCCTTCCTCCAACACACCGAGCCACACCGTTCCCTCCGCCTGGACTGCTCTTCCAGTCCCCATCACCTGTTTGGTTCCTTGTCATCACTCAGGTCTCAGCTTTAATAGCGTCTCCTCAGGgaggccccaccctgtccccgtcactcctcccacccccttcagcCTTATCTGCGCAcctgctttcctccctctttgACACTGTACACAACTCATCTTCAGTTGTGGCTTGCCTGCTTTTCTTCTGCATCTGACACCAAGCGGTAGCTCCACAGGGGTAGCGACAGTATCTGTCTCAGTCACCGCTGCCAACCTTgccctagtgcctggcacatctgGGGTGttccacatttattttctcagtgaatgCATGAGCACACCCTTCCTGTGGTTCTTATCCCATTTCTCTTGTGTCACAATGATCTGAGTGCATGTCTTGTCACCCCTCATATACCTGGGCAGACTTCTTAATGGTGAGATACGCACTTGTTATGATCAAAGGCACCAGGTGCTgggtgcctgctatgtgccagacactgggctaACTGCTCTGTATGAACCATCTCATTTCACCCATCAAGTTGTTGTTAATAACCCTGCCCCTTTTATAGGTGGGGAAATGGGatccctggggagaggggagggggaagggtagATAATTAATCGGCACCACTGTCAATGGTAGAACCCCGACTGAGTCAAGTAGTAACAGACTGTGGGTCACCGGTCCACACTTTGGAGCTGGGCAGTGGGCACTCCACACATGCCTGTTGGACAGACACGTAACTTGACTTTAATTCACTCTTCAAAGAGGGTCTTTCTGGCACTgtcccaaaaggagccagctggaTCGTACGGTTTTTCTGCCCCTCAccaggccagcccagcccagcccaggaaaGCTTGGGACCCACAAGACAGAAGCACATGACAATAATGGTGCATCCCCCACCCAAAGGGCCACCCCTGTGGCTCTGGGCTCGAGTGTCACAGCAGGAATAGCACTGCACACTTGACAGCCTGCACACTTGACATTTCTACGTCCTGCCTGTTTGATAACACGCAACTGCCCACTTGGCAAATAAATCTGGGGAGAGCACGAGTTGTGAATTCACTTTCTGAAGACTTAACCCGCTCCCCCTTTACAGATTTCTCTTGACATTTTGTACTATGTTGAGAGCCAACAGTGCTCTCAACTAAGTGAGACCCAGGATGCACGGAAGACCTGGTTCATGCTGGGCAGCACGAAGGTCACGTACAGCCGTGCAGGCTGCACAACTCCAGGTGGTGCCGTTCCCAGTAAGCACACAGTGAAGGGCGCCTCCTGAAGTCGTGTGGTGTGTCGGCCCTGCGAGGAAGTTTCCAACCCACTTCTCTGCTAGTGGCAAAATCAAAAGAACTGTCCCACCCTTGGCCCCTGAAAAGAGTCCTCTGCTTGCCCAAAAGGTCAGCAGCCTGTCAAACACAACTGTCATTCAACCCGGCGGCTGTGCATCTGTAACACTCCATCTGGGTGTCTGGGGGCAAACTCCTACCCAACTGTGGTTTTCAGTGTCCACCGGTtcaaaagaaaatccaaattccttaatCTGGCATTCAAGACCCTACACAATCTGAGCTTATAGAATCATTTTCTACAATCCCTGCAACAATTCCAAGACATAGTGTGGGGTGTGTTCTGCCCTGAGTCCAGTTATAGCACACAAATTGTCTATT is a window of Desmodus rotundus isolate HL8 chromosome 1, HLdesRot8A.1, whole genome shotgun sequence DNA encoding:
- the SYT17 gene encoding synaptotagmin-17 isoform X2 — encoded protein: MAYIQGFLSRISDLLLCRWTCRHCCQKCYESSCCQSSEDEVEILGPFPAQTPPWLMASRSSDKDRDSVHTASDVPLTPRTSSPDRRCSSSDMSKSTYSLTRRISSLESRRPSSPLIDIKPIEFGVLGAKKEPIQPSVLRRTYTPDDYFRKFEPRLYSLDSNNDDVDFLTDEEILSKYQLGMLHFSTQYDLLHNHLTVRVIEARDLPPPISHDGSRQDMAHSNPYVKICLLPDQKNSKQTGVKRKTQKPVFEERYTFEIPFLEAQRRTLLLTVVDFDKFSRHCVIGKVSVPLCEVDLVKGGHWWKALIPSSQNEVELGELLLSLNYLPSAGRLNVDVIRAKQLLQTDVSQGSDPFVKIQLVHGLKLVKTKKTSFLRGTIDPFYNESFSFKVPQEELENASLVFTVFGHNMKSSNDFIGRIVIGQYSSGPSESNHWRRMLNTHRTAVEQWHSLRSRAECDRVSPASLEVT
- the SYT17 gene encoding synaptotagmin-17 isoform X1, which gives rise to MAYIQLEPLNEGFLSRISDLLLCRWTCRHCCQKCYESSCCQSSEDEVEILGPFPAQTPPWLMASRSSDKDRDSVHTASDVPLTPRTSSPDRRCSSSDMSKSTYSLTRRISSLESRRPSSPLIDIKPIEFGVLGAKKEPIQPSVLRRTYTPDDYFRKFEPRLYSLDSNNDDVDFLTDEEILSKYQLGMLHFSTQYDLLHNHLTVRVIEARDLPPPISHDGSRQDMAHSNPYVKICLLPDQKNSKQTGVKRKTQKPVFEERYTFEIPFLEAQRRTLLLTVVDFDKFSRHCVIGKVSVPLCEVDLVKGGHWWKALIPSSQNEVELGELLLSLNYLPSAGRLNVDVIRAKQLLQTDVSQGSDPFVKIQLVHGLKLVKTKKTSFLRGTIDPFYNESFSFKVPQEELENASLVFTVFGHNMKSSNDFIGRIVIGQYSSGPSESNHWRRMLNTHRTAVEQWHSLRSRAECDRVSPASLEVT
- the SYT17 gene encoding synaptotagmin-17 isoform X3; the protein is MASRSSDKDRDSVHTASDVPLTPRTSSPDRRCSSSDMSKSTYSLTRRISSLESRRPSSPLIDIKPIEFGVLGAKKEPIQPSVLRRTYTPDDYFRKFEPRLYSLDSNNDDVDFLTDEEILSKYQLGMLHFSTQYDLLHNHLTVRVIEARDLPPPISHDGSRQDMAHSNPYVKICLLPDQKNSKQTGVKRKTQKPVFEERYTFEIPFLEAQRRTLLLTVVDFDKFSRHCVIGKVSVPLCEVDLVKGGHWWKALIPSSQNEVELGELLLSLNYLPSAGRLNVDVIRAKQLLQTDVSQGSDPFVKIQLVHGLKLVKTKKTSFLRGTIDPFYNESFSFKVPQEELENASLVFTVFGHNMKSSNDFIGRIVIGQYSSGPSESNHWRRMLNTHRTAVEQWHSLRSRAECDRVSPASLEVT